A window of Jannaschia sp. M317 contains these coding sequences:
- a CDS encoding cytochrome c oxidase subunit 3: MAHAKNHDYHILPPSIWPFIGAVAGFFMLIGAVLWMKGSGPWLFAAGFVGVLGVMFAWWSDVVRESNVGDHTPVVRIGLRYGFIFFIMSEVMFFAAWFWSFFKHAIYPMGPLSPGVDGVWPPVGIETFDPWHLPLINTLILLCSGAAATWAHHALVHENNRQDMKWGLILAVALGVLFTAFQIYEYSHAAFGFSGNIYGANFFMATGFHGVHVFIGTIFLLVCLFRLQAGHFTPEKHIGFEAAAWYWHFVDVVWLFLFAAIYVWGG; encoded by the coding sequence ATGGCCCACGCCAAGAACCACGACTACCACATCCTCCCGCCCTCGATCTGGCCGTTCATCGGCGCGGTTGCTGGCTTCTTCATGCTGATCGGCGCGGTGCTGTGGATGAAGGGATCCGGCCCCTGGCTTTTCGCCGCCGGTTTCGTCGGCGTGCTGGGCGTGATGTTCGCCTGGTGGTCGGACGTCGTGCGCGAATCGAACGTAGGCGATCACACGCCGGTCGTTCGCATCGGCCTGCGCTATGGATTCATCTTCTTCATCATGTCCGAGGTCATGTTCTTCGCGGCCTGGTTCTGGTCGTTCTTCAAGCATGCCATCTATCCGATGGGCCCGCTCAGCCCCGGTGTTGACGGCGTCTGGCCGCCCGTGGGGATCGAGACCTTCGACCCTTGGCACCTGCCTCTGATCAATACGCTGATCCTGCTGTGCTCGGGGGCCGCCGCGACCTGGGCGCACCACGCTCTGGTGCACGAAAACAACCGCCAGGACATGAAGTGGGGCCTGATCCTCGCCGTGGCCCTGGGCGTCTTGTTCACGGCGTTCCAGATCTATGAATACAGCCACGCGGCCTTTGGCTTCTCCGGCAATATCTATGGTGCCAACTTCTTCATGGCGACGGGTTTCCACGGGGTCCACGTCTTCATCGGGACGATCTTCCTGCTGGTTTGCCTGTTCCGCCTGCAGGCCGGTCACTTCACCCCCGAAAAGCACATCGGCTTCGAGGCGGCTGCCTGGTACTGGCACTTCGTCGACGTCGTGTGGCTGTTCCTGTTCGCCGCCATCTACGTCTGGGGCGGCTGA
- a CDS encoding cytochrome c oxidase assembly protein, whose translation MTGATVIGMGSLGWAAVPLYDLFCRVTGYGGTTSQADAGSDIVLDQTVLVRFDASRERGMPWTFKPVVPSMEVRIGATSLAFYEAHNPTDKPVAGTASFNVAPYAAGPHFVKIDCFCFEEQILQPGETVSMPVTFFVDPEIVDDPEAKGIPEITLSYTFHVMDLPEDYAALQTDALTTTN comes from the coding sequence ATGACCGGCGCGACCGTGATCGGCATGGGGTCGCTGGGCTGGGCGGCGGTTCCGCTTTATGATCTGTTCTGTCGGGTGACCGGGTATGGCGGCACCACATCCCAGGCGGATGCAGGATCCGACATCGTCCTGGATCAGACCGTTCTGGTCCGGTTCGACGCTTCGCGGGAACGCGGGATGCCCTGGACCTTCAAGCCGGTCGTCCCCTCGATGGAGGTGCGCATCGGCGCGACGAGCCTGGCCTTCTACGAGGCCCACAACCCGACCGACAAACCGGTCGCCGGAACCGCCAGTTTCAACGTGGCCCCCTATGCCGCCGGCCCACATTTCGTAAAGATCGACTGCTTCTGCTTCGAAGAACAGATCCTGCAGCCCGGCGAAACCGTTTCGATGCCCGTCACCTTCTTCGTCGACCCGGAGATCGTCGACGACCCGGAGGCCAAGGGCATCCCCGAAATCACCCTGTCCTACACATTTCATGTAATGGACTTGCCCGAAGACTACGCCGCGTTGCAAACCGACGCGCTGACGACGACCAACTGA
- the thrC gene encoding threonine synthase, protein MRYISTRGQAPTLGFEDTMLTGLARDGGLYVPETMPVLSHAQIAALAGLPYEEVAQRVMWPFVSEAFAEDDFAAMISRAYAGFGHDARAPLVQLGPNHFLLELFHGPTLAFKDFAMQLIGQMFEHTLTRRGQKVTIVGATSGDTGSAAIEAFRGLDAVDVFILYPHGRVSEVQRRQMTTPTEANVHTLAVTGHFDDCQARVKDMFNDFAFRDRVGLAGVNSINFARVLAQVVYYFTAATALGAPHREVSFTVPTGNFGDIFAGHIAKRMGLPIKQLVVATNQNDILHRCLSTGEYRVGTVEPSISPSMDIQVSSNFERALHLAYGGDGGAIAQLMEELKGGGFTVSQGALQALQDIYTSGRASETETAAAITGMLRRTGETLCPHTAVGTHVAEAHLGSTPMVTLATAHPAKFPDAVEAATGTRPALPPRMADLFDRDERILLVDNDLAAIEAVIDERRAT, encoded by the coding sequence ATGCGCTATATCTCCACCCGTGGCCAGGCACCGACCCTGGGCTTTGAGGACACCATGCTGACCGGGCTGGCCCGCGACGGTGGCCTTTATGTGCCCGAGACCATGCCGGTTCTGTCCCATGCGCAGATCGCAGCGTTGGCGGGCCTGCCCTACGAGGAGGTCGCGCAGCGGGTGATGTGGCCCTTCGTTTCCGAGGCCTTTGCCGAGGACGATTTCGCGGCGATGATTTCGCGCGCCTATGCGGGTTTTGGCCACGACGCCCGCGCACCGCTGGTTCAATTGGGGCCAAACCATTTCCTGCTGGAGCTTTTCCACGGGCCGACCCTGGCCTTCAAGGACTTTGCCATGCAGCTAATCGGACAGATGTTCGAACACACGCTGACCCGGCGCGGCCAGAAGGTGACCATTGTCGGTGCCACGTCGGGCGATACGGGATCGGCTGCGATCGAGGCGTTCCGTGGACTGGACGCGGTTGACGTCTTCATTCTGTATCCCCACGGCCGGGTGTCAGAGGTGCAGCGCCGACAGATGACCACGCCGACCGAGGCGAACGTGCACACCCTGGCCGTGACCGGGCATTTCGACGATTGCCAGGCGCGGGTGAAGGACATGTTCAACGATTTCGCCTTCCGTGACCGGGTTGGTCTGGCGGGTGTGAACTCGATCAATTTTGCCCGGGTACTGGCGCAGGTGGTCTATTACTTCACCGCCGCCACTGCCCTCGGTGCCCCGCACCGAGAGGTCAGTTTTACCGTGCCCACGGGCAACTTCGGCGATATCTTTGCCGGCCATATCGCCAAGCGGATGGGCCTGCCGATCAAGCAACTGGTCGTGGCGACGAACCAGAACGACATTCTTCACCGCTGTCTGAGCACCGGGGAATACCGGGTCGGGACGGTCGAGCCCTCGATCTCTCCGTCGATGGATATCCAGGTCAGCAGCAATTTCGAGCGGGCGCTGCACCTGGCCTACGGCGGGGACGGCGGGGCCATCGCGCAACTGATGGAAGAGTTGAAGGGCGGCGGCTTTACGGTCAGTCAGGGTGCGCTGCAGGCCTTGCAGGACATCTATACCTCGGGCCGCGCGTCCGAGACAGAAACGGCCGCAGCCATCACCGGGATGCTGCGACGCACGGGCGAAACCCTGTGCCCTCATACCGCCGTGGGCACCCATGTCGCCGAGGCGCATCTGGGCAGCACCCCGATGGTGACCCTGGCCACCGCTCATCCCGCCAAGTTCCCCGACGCGGTCGAGGCCGCGACCGGCACCCGCCCCGCCCTGCCGCCGCGCATGGCGGATCTGTTCGACCGGGACGAACGCATTCTTCTGGTCGACAACGACCTGGCCGCCATCGAGGCGGTGATTGACGAAAGGCGCGCAACATGA
- the tldD gene encoding metalloprotease TldD gives MTDAPFRPFETDLDRETALAVLRETLNGADDGELFLERRRSEVVVFDDGRVKTASYDASEGFGLRAVRGETAGYAHSTEVSEQALRRAAETARLAVGDGGGTLADAPVRTNRKLYTDDDPIAGQAFSVKLDTLREIDAFARALDPRVVQVSASMAASLQEVEILRADGVSVADTRPMVRLNISVIVEENGRRESGGAGGGGRIGLTSLMTSDHWQSVAREALRIAVVNLSAVPAPAGVMDVALGNGWPGILLHEAVGHGLEGDFNRKGQSAFAGLMGQRVASAGVTVLDDGTIPDRRGSITVDDEGTPSNRTPLIEDGILVGYMQDRQSARLMGVAPTGNGRRESYAHAPMTRMTNTYMLGGDTAPGDIVADVKDGIYAVGFGGGQVDITNGKFVFSCTEAYRVRGGVVGEPVKGATLIGDGATALTNIRAIGNDMALDPGMGNCGKQGQWVPVGVGQPTLLIGGLTVGGSAA, from the coding sequence ATGACCGACGCCCCCTTCCGCCCCTTCGAGACCGACCTCGACCGCGAAACCGCACTGGCCGTCCTGCGCGAGACGCTGAACGGGGCCGACGACGGAGAACTGTTTCTCGAACGCCGCCGCTCCGAGGTTGTGGTGTTCGACGACGGGCGGGTGAAGACGGCCAGCTACGACGCCTCCGAGGGGTTCGGCCTGCGCGCTGTGCGTGGTGAGACGGCGGGCTATGCCCATTCCACCGAGGTCAGCGAACAGGCCCTGCGCCGCGCCGCCGAGACCGCGCGCCTGGCCGTGGGCGACGGCGGCGGCACCTTGGCGGATGCGCCCGTGCGGACCAATCGCAAACTCTATACCGACGACGATCCCATTGCCGGACAGGCCTTTTCGGTCAAGCTCGACACCCTGCGGGAGATCGACGCCTTTGCCCGCGCGCTGGATCCGCGCGTCGTGCAGGTCAGCGCGTCGATGGCGGCCTCTCTGCAGGAGGTAGAGATCCTGCGCGCCGATGGGGTGTCGGTCGCGGACACCCGTCCGATGGTGCGCCTGAACATATCCGTCATCGTCGAAGAAAACGGCCGCCGCGAATCGGGCGGCGCGGGCGGTGGCGGGCGGATCGGCCTGACCAGCCTGATGACCTCCGATCACTGGCAATCCGTCGCGCGCGAGGCGCTGCGCATCGCCGTGGTCAACCTGTCCGCAGTCCCCGCCCCCGCAGGCGTGATGGACGTGGCGCTTGGCAACGGCTGGCCCGGTATCCTGCTGCACGAAGCCGTCGGACATGGGTTGGAGGGTGATTTCAACCGCAAGGGGCAGTCTGCCTTTGCGGGCCTGATGGGCCAACGCGTCGCCTCGGCCGGGGTGACGGTGCTGGACGACGGCACCATCCCGGACCGGCGCGGGTCGATCACCGTGGACGACGAAGGCACGCCATCGAACCGCACGCCCCTGATCGAGGATGGCATTCTGGTTGGCTACATGCAGGACCGGCAATCGGCGCGGCTGATGGGCGTGGCCCCCACCGGCAACGGGCGCCGCGAAAGCTATGCTCATGCGCCCATGACGCGGATGACCAACACCTACATGCTGGGCGGCGACACCGCGCCGGGCGACATCGTGGCCGACGTCAAGGACGGCATCTATGCCGTGGGCTTCGGCGGCGGTCAGGTGGATATCACCAACGGCAAGTTCGTCTTTTCCTGCACCGAGGCCTACCGCGTGCGGGGCGGCGTCGTGGGCGAACCGGTCAAGGGCGCGACCCTGATCGGCGACGGGGCGACCGCGCTGACCAATATCCGCGCCATCGGCAACGACATGGCGCTGGATCCGGGCATGGGCAATTGCGGCAAGCAGGGGCAATGGGTGCCCGTAGGCGTGGGGCAACCGACCCTTCTGATCGGCGGGCTGACCGTGGGCGGCTCCGCGGCCTGA
- the topA gene encoding type I DNA topoisomerase — MPVVVVESPAKAKTINGYLGKDYTVLASYGHVRDLVGKDGSVDTENGFDMTWEVPADSKKRIKDIADALADDPNLILATDPDREGEAISWHLQETLLNRRGIKKDMPVSRVAFNAITKKAVQEAIANPREIDTPLVHAYLARRALDYLVGFTLSPVLWRKLPGSKSAGRVQSVCLRLIVEREMEIEAFDPQEYWTVRAVLETPRGQTFEARLVSLAGDKVERFTFKDATSAELAVQAVASRDLTVTGVEAKPASRNPSPPFMTSTLQQEASRKFGMGAKAAMGTAQRLYEAGHITYMRTDGIDMAPEAVAEARGAIAARYGDSYVPSSPRIYKNKAKNAQEAHECIRPTDMSKAADDLRLDGEQKKLYDLIWKRTLASQMEAARLERTVVTIGSADNQVELRANGQVVVFDGFMKVYTEGRDDDADDGDDRRLPAIHQGDVAKKHANGLRPDFDKLAENDPKADTLMGDAEPTNARLSGDGAVLGQQSFTQPPPRYTEATLVKKMEELGIGRPSTYASILGTIVDRGYVQKDGNRLIPQDQGRLVTVFLSNYFRKYVGYDFTAGLEDELDHVSAGEADYKDVLARFWRDFKAAVDETAELRITDVLEKINEVLEPHLFPEREDGRDRRLCPKCEEGRLSMRTARSGGAFIGCSSYPECRYTRPFGPPGMEGEQSGDEKMLGIEPESGLEVWLKSGRFGPYVQLGEKAEDNPKPKRSSLPKSWAPDVVDFDRAMQLLSLPRLVGTHPEDGQPIETNLGRYGPYVMHKGPDDAKPVYANLPDEEEVFTIGMNRAVEVLAEKRANPRGRGRTAAAPLKSLGEHPEGGGPVNIMEGRYGPYVKWEKINATIPKGTAPEDVTMAQAVDLIAERAAKAGKKAPAKKKAAPKKTAAKKPAAKKAPARKAATKKTDDA, encoded by the coding sequence ATGCCCGTTGTCGTCGTCGAATCCCCGGCCAAAGCCAAGACCATCAACGGATATCTGGGCAAGGATTACACCGTTCTCGCCAGTTACGGCCACGTCCGCGACCTAGTGGGCAAGGACGGCTCCGTCGATACCGAGAACGGCTTTGACATGACGTGGGAGGTGCCCGCCGACAGCAAGAAGCGGATCAAGGACATCGCCGATGCGCTGGCCGACGACCCGAACCTGATCCTCGCCACCGACCCCGACCGCGAGGGCGAGGCGATTTCCTGGCACCTGCAGGAAACCCTGCTGAATCGGCGCGGCATCAAGAAGGACATGCCGGTCAGCCGGGTCGCCTTCAACGCCATCACCAAAAAGGCCGTGCAGGAGGCGATTGCCAACCCGCGTGAAATCGACACCCCCTTGGTGCACGCCTACCTGGCACGACGCGCGCTGGACTATCTGGTCGGCTTCACCTTGTCGCCGGTGCTCTGGCGCAAACTGCCCGGTTCGAAATCGGCGGGCCGGGTGCAATCGGTGTGCCTGCGCCTGATCGTCGAGCGCGAGATGGAGATAGAGGCCTTTGATCCCCAGGAATACTGGACCGTCCGGGCCGTCCTGGAAACACCGCGTGGCCAGACCTTCGAGGCGCGCCTGGTATCGCTTGCGGGCGACAAGGTCGAACGGTTCACCTTCAAGGACGCCACCTCGGCCGAGCTGGCCGTGCAGGCCGTGGCCAGCCGCGATCTGACCGTCACGGGGGTCGAGGCCAAGCCCGCCTCGCGCAATCCCAGCCCGCCCTTCATGACCTCCACCCTGCAGCAGGAGGCCAGCCGCAAGTTCGGCATGGGGGCCAAGGCCGCCATGGGTACCGCCCAGCGTCTCTATGAGGCCGGGCACATCACCTACATGCGAACCGACGGCATCGACATGGCCCCCGAAGCGGTGGCCGAAGCACGCGGCGCCATCGCCGCCCGCTATGGCGACAGCTATGTCCCGTCCAGCCCGCGCATCTACAAGAACAAGGCCAAGAACGCCCAGGAAGCGCACGAATGTATCCGGCCTACCGACATGTCCAAGGCCGCCGACGATCTGCGCCTCGATGGCGAACAAAAGAAGCTCTATGATCTGATCTGGAAGCGGACGCTGGCCAGCCAGATGGAGGCCGCGCGCCTGGAACGCACCGTCGTCACCATCGGCAGCGCGGACAACCAGGTCGAGCTGCGCGCCAATGGTCAGGTCGTGGTCTTCGACGGCTTCATGAAGGTCTATACCGAAGGGCGCGACGATGACGCCGACGACGGCGACGACCGCCGTCTGCCCGCCATTCATCAGGGCGACGTGGCCAAGAAACATGCAAACGGCCTGCGCCCCGACTTCGACAAGCTGGCCGAAAACGATCCCAAGGCCGACACCTTGATGGGCGACGCCGAACCGACCAACGCGCGCCTGTCGGGCGACGGGGCCGTGCTCGGCCAGCAAAGCTTCACCCAGCCCCCGCCCCGCTACACCGAGGCGACGCTGGTCAAGAAGATGGAAGAGCTGGGGATCGGGCGCCCCTCGACCTATGCGTCAATCCTGGGCACGATCGTCGACCGCGGTTATGTGCAAAAGGACGGCAACCGCCTGATCCCGCAAGATCAGGGACGGTTGGTGACGGTCTTTCTGTCGAACTATTTCCGCAAATACGTCGGCTACGACTTCACCGCCGGGCTGGAGGACGAGCTGGACCACGTGTCCGCAGGCGAAGCCGACTACAAGGACGTGCTCGCCCGCTTCTGGCGCGACTTCAAGGCTGCCGTGGACGAAACGGCAGAGCTGCGGATCACCGACGTTCTGGAGAAGATCAACGAGGTGCTGGAACCGCACCTGTTCCCCGAACGCGAGGATGGCCGCGACCGCCGCCTGTGCCCGAAATGCGAGGAAGGCCGCCTGTCGATGCGCACCGCGCGGTCGGGCGGGGCCTTCATCGGCTGCTCCAGCTATCCGGAATGCCGCTACACCCGGCCCTTCGGCCCTCCGGGCATGGAAGGGGAGCAATCGGGCGATGAGAAGATGCTCGGGATCGAGCCTGAAAGCGGGCTGGAGGTCTGGCTGAAATCGGGCCGGTTCGGCCCCTACGTGCAGCTGGGCGAAAAGGCCGAGGACAATCCGAAACCCAAGCGGTCGTCCCTGCCCAAAAGCTGGGCGCCCGACGTCGTGGATTTCGACCGCGCGATGCAACTGCTGAGCCTGCCGCGTCTTGTGGGCACCCACCCCGAAGACGGTCAACCGATCGAGACGAATCTGGGCCGCTATGGACCCTACGTGATGCACAAGGGTCCCGACGACGCCAAGCCGGTCTACGCAAACCTGCCCGATGAGGAAGAGGTCTTTACCATCGGCATGAACCGTGCGGTCGAGGTTCTGGCCGAAAAACGCGCCAACCCGCGCGGGCGCGGGCGCACGGCGGCGGCGCCGCTGAAATCCCTGGGCGAACATCCCGAAGGCGGCGGCCCCGTGAATATCATGGAGGGGCGCTATGGCCCCTACGTCAAATGGGAAAAGATCAACGCGACGATCCCCAAGGGAACCGCCCCCGAAGACGTGACGATGGCCCAGGCGGTCGACTTGATCGCCGAGCGTGCGGCCAAGGCCGGCAAGAAGGCCCCGGCCAAGAAGAAGGCCGCGCCAAAGAAAACAGCCGCGAAAAAGCCCGCGGCCAAAAAGGCACCCGCCAGGAAAGCTGCGACCAAAAAGACCGACGACGCCTGA
- the cyoE gene encoding heme o synthase: protein MTDASLHIPADGPVSDEAGLRDYWQLLKPRLMSLSVFTALVGLLVAPGGVHPFLGATSILWIALGAGASGALNMWFDADIDRVMKRTRKRPIPSGRVAPGDALALGLFLSGVSVVMLGLTANWVAAFWLGFTIFFYAVIYSMWLKRTTSWNTVIGGLAGAFPPMIGWAAATGGTPLEAWLLVALIFMWTPPHFWALALFVKLDYHAARIPMLTVTHGREETRKQALIYAVGLAIVSIFTAFTAIGGPLTLAVAVVLNAVFLKGAWDMWRRTDADSEADNHAVEKGLFKWSLVYLFAHFSVFVAEAALPFGGW, encoded by the coding sequence TTGACCGACGCATCGCTTCATATCCCTGCCGATGGGCCTGTCTCTGACGAGGCGGGCCTGCGCGACTACTGGCAGCTGCTCAAGCCGCGCCTGATGTCGTTGTCGGTGTTCACCGCGTTGGTCGGCCTGTTGGTGGCACCGGGCGGCGTGCATCCGTTCCTGGGGGCGACGTCGATCCTGTGGATCGCGCTCGGGGCCGGGGCATCGGGGGCGCTGAACATGTGGTTCGACGCCGACATCGACCGGGTGATGAAGCGGACACGCAAACGCCCGATCCCTTCGGGGCGGGTCGCACCGGGCGATGCCCTGGCACTGGGCTTGTTCCTGTCGGGCGTGTCGGTCGTGATGCTGGGGCTGACGGCCAACTGGGTCGCGGCCTTCTGGTTGGGGTTCACCATCTTTTTCTACGCGGTCATCTATTCGATGTGGCTGAAGCGGACGACATCCTGGAACACGGTGATCGGTGGTCTGGCGGGGGCGTTTCCCCCGATGATCGGCTGGGCGGCCGCGACAGGTGGCACGCCGCTGGAGGCCTGGCTGCTGGTTGCGTTGATCTTCATGTGGACGCCGCCGCATTTCTGGGCGCTCGCTCTGTTCGTGAAACTGGACTACCACGCGGCCCGCATTCCGATGCTGACCGTGACCCACGGCCGCGAAGAAACCCGCAAACAGGCGCTGATCTACGCCGTTGGCTTGGCCATCGTGTCGATCTTCACCGCCTTCACCGCGATCGGCGGGCCGCTGACGCTGGCCGTTGCGGTGGTGTTGAATGCGGTGTTCCTCAAGGGGGCCTGGGACATGTGGCGCAGGACGGATGCCGACAGCGAGGCCGACAATCACGCGGTGGAAAAGGGGCTGTTCAAATGGTCTCTGGTCTATCTCTTTGCGCATTTCTCGGTTTTCGTGGCCGAGGCGGCGCTGCCGTTCGGAGGTTGGTGA
- the dprA gene encoding DNA-processing protein DprA, producing MFARLRLARSRRVGPATFRRLIAEHGDATRALAALPEVAAQAGDAKYRPANEDDIRREIRAARKADAKLLTLGGPGYPSRLGEVGDAPAVLWAQGRTTLAQRRCVAIVGTRNASSLALRMTRALSRDLTEAGIVVVSGLARGVDTVAHSAALDGGTIAVHAGGLDCIYPAENADLGTQIATQGCALSERPFGLSPQARDFPRRNRIVSGLAQAVVVVEAAARSGSMITARDALDQGREVLAVPGHPLDGRASGCNMLLRDGATLVRGAEDVLEVLDRLTPPPEVALTPPAPSMQPEADTTDLRERILTLLSPVPVGEDQLLRDLSQDRPVPAPHLAAELSELELSGSIARRPGGGLVRV from the coding sequence ATGTTCGCCCGCCTGCGCCTCGCCCGGTCCCGCCGGGTCGGCCCCGCGACCTTCCGGCGGCTGATCGCGGAACATGGCGACGCCACGCGCGCGCTGGCCGCCCTGCCCGAGGTGGCGGCGCAGGCAGGCGACGCGAAATACCGACCCGCCAACGAGGACGACATCCGCCGCGAAATCCGCGCCGCCCGCAAGGCCGACGCCAAGCTGCTGACGCTGGGTGGCCCTGGCTACCCCAGCCGCCTGGGCGAAGTGGGGGACGCGCCCGCCGTGCTTTGGGCGCAGGGGCGCACCACGCTGGCGCAGCGGCGCTGCGTGGCCATCGTGGGCACGCGCAACGCGTCCAGCCTGGCCCTGCGCATGACCCGTGCCCTGTCGCGTGACCTGACAGAGGCCGGGATTGTCGTCGTTTCGGGCCTGGCGCGTGGTGTCGACACGGTCGCACACAGCGCCGCACTGGACGGGGGCACCATTGCGGTTCACGCGGGCGGGCTGGATTGCATCTATCCGGCCGAAAATGCCGATCTGGGCACGCAGATCGCGACCCAGGGCTGCGCCCTGTCCGAACGCCCCTTTGGCCTGTCCCCGCAGGCCCGCGATTTTCCGCGCCGCAACCGGATCGTATCCGGCCTGGCGCAGGCCGTCGTCGTGGTCGAGGCGGCGGCCCGCTCCGGCTCCATGATCACCGCGCGAGATGCCCTCGACCAGGGGCGGGAGGTTCTGGCGGTTCCCGGACATCCGCTGGACGGGCGCGCCTCGGGCTGCAACATGCTGTTGCGCGATGGCGCGACCCTGGTGCGCGGGGCCGAGGACGTGCTGGAGGTGCTGGACCGCCTGACCCCTCCTCCTGAGGTCGCGCTGACGCCCCCTGCCCCGTCCATGCAGCCCGAGGCGGACACCACGGACCTGCGCGAACGGATCCTGACCCTGCTGTCCCCTGTCCCCGTCGGAGAGGACCAGTTGCTGCGCGACCTGTCGCAGGACCGGCCCGTCCCCGCACCGCACCTTGCCGCCGAACTCTCGGAGCTGGAACTGTCGGGGTCGATTGCCCGCCGACCGGGCGGTGGTCTCGTCCGGGTCTGA
- a CDS encoding SURF1 family protein, which translates to MRFLVPFLFGLTGFAVLVALGVWQLQRLDWKEGVIAQIEARITAAPVDLPPTPDQSADNFLPVRLDARVTGAPLRVLGAWRGGSGYRIVAPVETGGRRVLVDFGLVPLSASETTLAPGPYAIIGNLSWPDDVTSATPDPEGSTWFGRDVSAMADTLGTDPLMVVARTVTPSAGPQPLPVGVEGIPNSHLGYAIQWFGLALVWLGMTVFLLWRIRRRTL; encoded by the coding sequence ATGCGTTTCCTCGTCCCTTTTCTTTTCGGTCTGACCGGTTTTGCCGTGCTGGTCGCTTTGGGCGTCTGGCAGTTGCAGCGTCTTGACTGGAAAGAGGGTGTCATCGCGCAGATCGAGGCGCGGATCACTGCCGCGCCCGTCGATCTGCCGCCGACCCCTGACCAGTCCGCTGACAATTTCCTGCCTGTCCGCCTGGACGCCCGCGTCACAGGGGCCCCGTTGCGCGTCCTGGGTGCCTGGCGAGGCGGGTCCGGCTATCGGATCGTGGCACCGGTCGAGACGGGGGGGCGGCGCGTGCTGGTGGATTTCGGTCTGGTCCCGCTCTCGGCTTCGGAGACCACGCTGGCGCCGGGCCCCTACGCGATCATCGGGAACCTGTCCTGGCCAGACGACGTCACATCCGCCACGCCCGACCCCGAGGGCAGCACCTGGTTCGGGCGCGACGTGTCTGCCATGGCGGACACGCTGGGCACGGATCCGCTGATGGTGGTTGCCCGCACGGTTACCCCCTCCGCCGGGCCGCAGCCCTTGCCCGTCGGGGTCGAGGGGATCCCGAACTCTCACCTCGGGTATGCGATCCAATGGTTCGGGCTGGCACTTGTCTGGCTGGGGATGACAGTCTTCCTGCTGTGGCGTATCAGACGCCGCACCCTCTGA
- the coxB gene encoding cytochrome c oxidase subunit II: protein MKMSRFTKALAVATTALAALPARAQDLFGELPIIGTPQPGGMSFQPAATSLAEEIHWLDGFLLVIITIIALFVTGLLAWVVLRFNKKSNPNPATFTHNSPLEVTWTVVPILILVAIGAFSLPVLFDQQRIPKGDVVVKVTGYQWFWGYEYPEEGIEEFSSYMIGTGDHVLNEEVSAQLMEAGYSDEHFRLATDTSVVVPVGKTVVMQVTAGDVIHSWTIPAFGVKQDGIPGRLAQLWFQADQEGIYFGQCSELCGQAHAYMPITVKVVSEEAYAAWVEAMKAGELETW from the coding sequence ATGAAGATGTCCCGATTCACCAAAGCGCTCGCGGTGGCCACCACGGCCCTCGCCGCGCTGCCGGCCCGCGCCCAGGATCTGTTCGGAGAGCTGCCGATCATCGGCACGCCGCAGCCCGGCGGCATGAGCTTTCAGCCCGCTGCGACCTCGCTGGCCGAAGAGATCCACTGGCTCGATGGGTTCCTGCTGGTGATCATCACCATCATCGCGCTGTTCGTGACCGGCCTGCTGGCCTGGGTCGTTCTGCGGTTCAACAAGAAGTCCAATCCGAACCCCGCGACGTTCACGCACAACTCTCCGCTGGAGGTCACCTGGACCGTCGTTCCGATTCTGATCCTGGTGGCGATCGGTGCGTTTTCCCTGCCGGTCCTGTTCGATCAGCAGCGCATCCCCAAGGGCGACGTGGTCGTCAAGGTGACCGGCTACCAGTGGTTCTGGGGCTATGAGTATCCCGAAGAGGGGATCGAGGAGTTCTCTTCCTACATGATCGGCACCGGCGATCACGTCCTGAACGAAGAGGTCAGCGCCCAGCTGATGGAGGCCGGTTACAGCGACGAGCATTTCCGCCTGGCCACCGACACCTCTGTCGTCGTGCCCGTGGGCAAGACCGTCGTGATGCAGGTCACCGCAGGCGACGTCATCCATTCCTGGACGATCCCGGCCTTTGGCGTGAAGCAGGACGGCATTCCGGGCCGCCTGGCTCAGCTGTGGTTCCAGGCCGATCAGGAAGGCATCTATTTCGGACAATGCTCCGAGCTGTGCGGCCAGGCCCATGCCTACATGCCGATCACCGTCAAGGTCGTCTCCGAAGAGGCCTATGCGGCTTGGGTCGAGGCCATGAAGGCCGGCGAGCTGGAGACCTGGTGA